From the Plectropomus leopardus isolate mb chromosome 18, YSFRI_Pleo_2.0, whole genome shotgun sequence genome, one window contains:
- the LOC121957685 gene encoding G1/S-specific cyclin-E2-like produces the protein MPRRSGRLQKRCENSPGQKGKVTKQNNRKKIQPLSKLQCEKNQLVLEAAAKPRVPIGTPEKGVGCGAEVTSSDSLVQSPLPHLGWGSPEDVWVKMVGREKNYRHSKSFMQKHPKIQPKMRSILLDWLIEVSEAYTLHRQTFYLAQDYFDRFMFTQNNIEKSMLQLIGITCLFIAAKMEEACPPKLSQMAYVTAGTYYEDEILQMELIILKALHWNLCPETAVSWLKLYFQMVSMHTDSDLLDPQFPQEAYVQMTRLLDLCILDINSLDFEYRVLAASVLSHFIQHETAAKVSGLSEDAIQPCVNWMAPFVESVGCSGRATLKDFSSIKKEDRHNVQTHTDYMAMLEYASLKEASSQIPTPPNSTEKMCTH, from the exons ATGCCTAGACGAAG CGGTCGCCTGCAGAAAAGATGTGAAAATTCTCCAGGGCAAAAAGGCAAAGTAACTAAG CAAAACAACCGAAAAAAGATTCAGCCCCTGTCAAAGCTGCAGTGCGAGAAG aaCCAGCTGGTACTCGAAGCTGCCGCTAAGCCCCGTGTGCCCATCGGGACCCCTGAGAAGGGGGTCGGCTGTGGTGCCGAGGTCACATCCTCAGACTCCCTGGTTCAGTCACCTCTGCCTCATCTCGG ATGGGGATCTCCTGAAGATGTGTGGGTGAAGATGGTCGGCAGGGAGAAGAATTACAGACACAGCAAGAGCTTCATGCAGAAACACCCGAAAATACAACCCAAAATGAGATCAATCCTCCTCGACTGGTTGATAGAG GTGAGCGAGGCGTACACTCTTCACCGGCAGACGTTCTACCTGGCTCAGGACTACTTCGACCGCTTCATGTTTACCCAAAATAACATAGAAAAGAGCATGCTGCAGCTCATTGGCATAACCTGCCTGTTCATAGCTGCAAAGATGGAG GAAGCCTGTCCTCCAAAGCTCTCTCAGATGGCATATGTGACTGCAGGAACCTACTACGAAGACGAGATCCTTCAAATGGAGTTAATCATTTTGAAG GCTTTGCACTGGAACCTTTGTCCAGAAACAGCCGTGTCTTGGCTGAAGCTTTATTTCCAGATGGTGTCGATGCACACGGACTCCGACCTGCTGGATCCGCAGTTTCCACAAGAGGCTTACGTGCAAATGACGCGG CTTTTAGACTTGTGTATCCTCGACATAAACTCTCTGGACTTTGAGTATCGAGTGTTGGCCGCCTCGGTCCTGAGCCATTTCATTCAACACGAAACCGCTGCTAAAGTTTCAG GTCTGTCGGAAGACGCCATCCAGCCGTGTGTTAACTGGATGGCGCCCTTTGTGGAGTCGGTCGGCTGCTCTGGCAGAGCGACACTCAAAGATTTTTCCAGCATaaagaaagaagacagacaCAATGTCCAGACCCACACAGACTACATGGCCATGCTG gagTACGCCAGTCTAAAGGAAGCAAGCAGCCAGATCCCGACTCCACCCAACAGCACggagaaaatgtgcacacactga